The following are from one region of the Marinomonas sp. CT5 genome:
- a CDS encoding DUF1983 domain-containing protein, protein MANAKRPQIEPARFTGQLAGINTLFNAIREQMQIDQGDRGDPLDRVVKIRDLTEAGVAQFLLSKRGNGQYAKVVAPAGNQLVTAAPPNPENLEAHPTTATIYLTWNAPNYPYHAYTEVWRSSEDNLSTAVDLGVRPEYRYYADAVDTGSKYYYWIRFVTHAGKKSDFNAVNGVVSETNLPPEKILESLSEKITSSQLSKALRQEIGSNANADLGNTISAFIDSDISSSLHDLKSIQQETNYFQSVYKQVNQVTAKFNKSTALIKETQTVFADDLGVLAEKTTTLEATTEDNNTAIIEERKRVDGLRANWSIKFQVGTDGVYRVSGFGIDADGETTSAHFDVDEFSISKPGADKLDFSVADVPQPNGTTKRMVVMDAASIVNLVVTNAMITDITADKITAGKINSARIDTESLTVKSAQSSNYQYRTSGWSLSKDGQFEINSSTDDGRIQQDGNGIKVYDANGTLRVKMGKL, encoded by the coding sequence ATGGCTAATGCAAAGCGACCACAGATTGAGCCAGCCCGATTTACTGGACAGCTAGCAGGTATTAACACGCTATTTAATGCCATTCGTGAGCAAATGCAAATCGATCAGGGTGACCGTGGTGATCCGTTAGACCGAGTGGTAAAAATTCGTGATCTAACCGAAGCGGGTGTGGCGCAATTTCTTTTGTCTAAACGAGGTAATGGGCAATATGCAAAAGTGGTTGCACCGGCTGGCAATCAATTAGTTACAGCGGCCCCACCAAACCCTGAAAACCTTGAAGCGCACCCAACGACAGCAACTATCTATTTAACATGGAATGCGCCTAATTACCCTTATCACGCATATACAGAAGTATGGCGCAGTAGTGAAGACAACCTATCTACAGCCGTAGATTTAGGGGTAAGACCTGAATACCGCTATTATGCAGATGCCGTAGACACTGGTAGTAAATATTACTATTGGATTCGTTTTGTCACTCACGCAGGAAAGAAAAGCGACTTTAACGCTGTGAATGGAGTTGTATCCGAAACTAACTTACCGCCCGAAAAAATCTTAGAAAGTTTAAGTGAAAAAATAACGTCTAGTCAGCTATCTAAAGCGCTTCGACAAGAAATTGGCAGTAATGCAAATGCCGACCTTGGCAACACAATAAGTGCATTCATTGATAGCGATATTTCCAGCAGCCTTCATGATCTAAAGTCTATTCAGCAAGAAACAAATTATTTTCAGTCTGTCTATAAGCAAGTAAATCAGGTGACTGCAAAATTCAATAAAAGCACCGCACTAATCAAAGAGACTCAAACGGTATTCGCTGATGATCTTGGTGTATTAGCCGAAAAGACAACAACACTTGAAGCAACCACAGAAGATAACAACACCGCGATAATTGAAGAAAGAAAACGAGTTGATGGCTTGCGAGCCAACTGGTCTATTAAATTTCAAGTTGGAACTGATGGCGTATATCGGGTATCAGGATTTGGCATAGATGCAGATGGAGAAACAACCTCTGCACACTTTGATGTAGACGAGTTTAGCATTTCAAAGCCGGGTGCCGATAAACTAGATTTTTCTGTTGCTGATGTGCCTCAACCAAACGGCACTACTAAGCGCATGGTGGTGATGGATGCCGCTAGCATAGTAAACCTCGTCGTTACTAACGCCATGATAACCGACATTACTGCAGACAAGATAACAGCAGGAAAAATCAATTCAGCGCGTATTGATACGGAATCATTGACTGTGAAAAGTGCCCAGTCTTCGAATTATCAATATCGAACATCTGGTTGGAGTTTATCTAAAGATGGTCAGTTTGAAATCAATTCAAGTACTGACGATGGTCGAATTCAGCAAGATGGAAATGGCATAAAGGTTTATGACGCTAACGGCACACTTCGAGTAAAGATGGGGAAACTATAA
- a CDS encoding DUF6682 family protein produces MATTKVIDIIKRVQRVCNDKTGVVWEVKELLEDFNDAVKDIVLHRPDASTVNKFFECVPESSKQLLPGDALQLIEVIRNKEGSIIAKIDRKMLNVMNPMWHQSTPTINIESYVYDERDRKHFYLYPRPAGTTEDPHQVEVVYSTCPADVELTDEELEAGTSDKAIPLEDTYSNAIIDFMLYRAYSKDLGSAANMARSARHYQTYGNALGMKLRADAMMMKEV; encoded by the coding sequence ATGGCAACCACAAAGGTAATAGACATCATTAAGCGTGTGCAACGTGTTTGTAATGATAAGACTGGGGTTGTGTGGGAGGTAAAAGAGCTACTTGAAGATTTTAACGATGCTGTTAAAGACATTGTTCTTCATCGACCAGACGCTAGTACGGTTAATAAGTTTTTCGAATGTGTTCCAGAGTCTAGTAAGCAGTTATTGCCAGGTGATGCACTGCAACTTATCGAAGTCATCCGTAACAAAGAAGGAAGCATAATCGCAAAGATTGATCGAAAAATGCTGAATGTCATGAATCCAATGTGGCACCAAAGCACACCTACGATAAATATTGAATCCTACGTGTACGACGAGAGAGACAGAAAGCATTTCTATCTCTATCCGCGACCAGCCGGAACAACTGAAGATCCCCATCAAGTTGAGGTCGTTTATTCGACCTGTCCTGCTGATGTTGAATTAACAGATGAAGAGCTTGAAGCTGGAACGAGTGATAAAGCGATTCCATTGGAAGACACGTACTCGAACGCAATCATTGATTTTATGTTGTACCGAGCATACAGCAAAGACCTTGGCTCAGCTGCGAATATGGCGCGATCAGCGCGCCATTACCAAACCTATGGAAATGCGCTTGGTATGAAGCTCCGAGCCGATGCCATGATGATGAAAGAGGTGTGA
- a CDS encoding N4-gp56 family major capsid protein encodes MKYGDISPRTAAHVSKKLLERGIPYMCLELFGQTKPLPANSTQSMTFRRYEALDPTPQVLSEGVTPSGNTLTKTDITIQTEQVGDWIELTDVIQDTHEDPVLSESVDILGEQSAEMLELMRYGKLKSGSTVFYAGTGVVARDGVKTKMTRDLQRKVTRFLQAQKAKKITKRVAASPNYGTSPVAPAYVGICHTDLDSDIRDMEGFVPVEKYGSGMSPFEGEIGKCESVRYICSPVFNPFSDAGATSSDMLSTTGTNADVYPIMFFGTNAYALVPFKGKNAVTPMVVNPKPANGDPLGQRGSVGWKTRTGTVILNDLWMARVEVSASE; translated from the coding sequence ATGAAATACGGTGATATTTCTCCACGTACTGCTGCGCATGTATCCAAAAAGTTATTGGAGCGCGGAATCCCTTACATGTGTTTGGAGCTTTTTGGCCAAACAAAACCATTACCAGCAAACTCCACGCAATCTATGACGTTCCGACGTTATGAAGCGCTTGATCCAACACCTCAAGTGTTAAGCGAAGGTGTGACACCATCAGGCAACACGTTAACCAAAACAGACATTACTATCCAAACCGAACAGGTTGGCGATTGGATTGAATTGACTGATGTGATCCAAGATACACACGAAGATCCTGTCTTGTCTGAATCAGTAGATATTTTGGGTGAGCAGTCTGCAGAAATGCTTGAACTGATGCGTTACGGAAAACTGAAATCAGGCTCGACAGTGTTTTATGCAGGCACTGGAGTAGTGGCTCGAGACGGTGTGAAAACCAAAATGACTCGTGATTTACAGCGTAAGGTAACGCGCTTTTTGCAAGCGCAAAAAGCCAAGAAAATCACCAAACGAGTTGCCGCTTCTCCAAATTACGGCACATCACCTGTCGCGCCTGCTTATGTTGGTATTTGCCATACAGACTTGGATAGTGATATTCGAGATATGGAAGGTTTTGTGCCTGTTGAAAAGTACGGTTCTGGTATGTCTCCATTTGAAGGTGAAATTGGTAAGTGTGAATCAGTGCGCTATATCTGCTCACCAGTGTTTAATCCTTTTTCTGATGCGGGTGCGACAAGCTCTGATATGTTGTCAACTACTGGAACAAACGCTGACGTTTACCCAATCATGTTCTTTGGTACGAACGCATACGCATTAGTGCCATTTAAAGGCAAAAATGCAGTGACACCAATGGTTGTTAATCCTAAGCCAGCAAACGGTGACCCATTAGGTCAGCGTGGTTCTGTGGGTTGGAAGACTCGCACTGGTACCGTAATTTTGAACGACTTATGGATGGCGCGCGTTGAGGTTTCAGCAAGCGAATAA
- a CDS encoding glycoside hydrolase family 108 protein, producing MSQLSQDFKKAFELVIIHEAGFVNDPRDPGGKTKFGISDRRDGEVDGLADTNGDGLGDKAIELLTLEDAGNIYKREYWDKCGCDELPSAIATALFDTAVNVGNHQAKLLLQRALGVKDDGIIGPITMKKAQQASQPYLIARFMAERQMYYAALKSWNTYGLGWTRRVIETAHYCLSLINKEVK from the coding sequence ATGAGCCAGCTATCACAGGATTTTAAGAAAGCGTTTGAGCTAGTGATTATCCATGAAGCTGGCTTTGTGAATGATCCGCGCGACCCAGGTGGTAAAACAAAGTTTGGTATCTCTGACCGCAGAGACGGAGAGGTTGACGGGCTAGCTGATACAAACGGTGACGGGCTTGGGGATAAAGCTATTGAGTTATTAACACTTGAAGATGCAGGAAACATTTATAAGCGTGAGTATTGGGATAAGTGCGGTTGCGACGAGTTGCCTAGTGCCATCGCAACTGCTCTATTTGATACCGCTGTGAATGTCGGAAACCACCAAGCCAAATTGTTATTGCAGCGAGCCTTGGGCGTAAAAGATGACGGCATCATTGGCCCCATCACAATGAAGAAAGCCCAACAAGCAAGCCAACCCTATTTAATCGCACGATTTATGGCAGAGCGCCAAATGTATTACGCAGCACTGAAAAGCTGGAATACATACGGCCTTGGTTGGACTCGTCGTGTGATTGAAACCGCGCATTACTGTCTATCACTTATTAATAAGGAGGTGAAATGA
- a CDS encoding DUF1364 domain-containing protein, with product MSLDKLFDQNKLFDQIAADLMSNGKAFLQIDPERGILRHEYSEVVELKIRSDAIRKSARGQDCALRIPGHCNFNPETTVLAHVGKNIGMSMKCDDSFAVYACSGCHDAIDGRTTVLDAGTQALYILDALERTQNHLIQAGLIVVKGSK from the coding sequence GTGAGTCTGGATAAGTTATTCGATCAAAATAAGTTATTCGATCAAATCGCCGCTGATCTTATGTCAAATGGTAAGGCTTTTTTACAGATCGACCCTGAACGTGGAATATTGCGACATGAATATAGTGAGGTTGTTGAGTTGAAAATACGATCCGATGCAATACGCAAAAGTGCACGCGGCCAAGATTGCGCATTACGCATACCTGGTCATTGCAATTTCAATCCTGAAACGACTGTATTGGCCCACGTTGGCAAAAACATAGGTATGTCTATGAAATGCGACGATAGTTTTGCTGTGTATGCATGCTCAGGGTGTCACGATGCGATAGATGGTCGAACTACTGTGCTCGATGCAGGGACTCAAGCCTTATACATTCTTGATGCCCTTGAACGAACGCAAAACCACTTAATTCAAGCTGGTCTTATCGTGGTTAAGGGGAGCAAATGA
- a CDS encoding recombination protein NinB, which yields MKAAKSDITIEIKGEDDLRTKMIQAWELVCKGIKANEAKGPVILKLGRKKRNNGQNARLWATLTDVSTQLEWYGEKLSQEDWKHVFTAALKKQKAVPGIDGGFVVLATHTSTMNKTEFSELFELIYAFGSERGVRWSDPVMKYYEQMGLVA from the coding sequence ATGAAAGCAGCAAAGTCAGATATAACGATTGAGATTAAAGGGGAAGACGATCTCAGAACCAAGATGATACAGGCTTGGGAATTAGTTTGTAAGGGTATCAAGGCTAATGAAGCCAAAGGCCCCGTCATCCTCAAGCTTGGACGCAAGAAACGCAATAACGGCCAGAATGCGAGATTGTGGGCAACGCTAACGGACGTGTCTACTCAGTTGGAATGGTATGGCGAGAAGCTAAGCCAAGAAGATTGGAAACACGTTTTTACCGCTGCACTGAAAAAGCAAAAAGCGGTACCGGGCATTGATGGCGGCTTTGTGGTTCTCGCAACACACACAAGCACGATGAACAAAACCGAGTTTTCAGAATTATTCGAGTTAATTTATGCATTCGGTTCAGAACGTGGAGTGCGTTGGAGTGATCCAGTGATGAAGTATTACGAGCAAATGGGGCTAGTTGCGTGA
- a CDS encoding helix-turn-helix transcriptional regulator: MQSTIFMIRAFIEVGMSLSDRLTELRKAKKVSLQIVADAVGVSKTHVYELEKGSANNPSLSLLVGLSNFFEISIDDLVGNVVYQPAKLDVIRAFVSSDSIAASHQSLGQYRRSILKLC; the protein is encoded by the coding sequence ATGCAATCAACGATATTCATGATACGAGCTTTTATTGAGGTGGGTATGTCTTTATCCGATCGTTTAACTGAGCTGAGAAAAGCTAAAAAAGTGTCTTTACAGATTGTTGCTGATGCGGTTGGTGTGTCAAAGACGCATGTTTATGAACTCGAAAAGGGAAGTGCCAATAATCCATCGTTAAGTCTTTTGGTGGGGTTAAGTAATTTTTTTGAGATATCTATCGATGATTTGGTAGGTAATGTTGTTTATCAGCCTGCCAAACTAGATGTGATAAGAGCGTTTGTTTCAAGTGATTCCATTGCAGCATCGCACCAAAGCCTTGGGCAGTATAGGCGGTCAATTTTAAAGTTGTGTTAA
- a CDS encoding helix-turn-helix domain-containing protein, with product MSMELMVQAMSAKVGNPLRKLVLLKLADNANDSGECWPSYQYIADQCEIGRSTVKSHIKALIDLGFLKMEARNDGKSSNLYILTISKGKVKAKPDEVDYSLNTVKLEHGQDLTQSDDDLTRSGFDPVTRSGADPRTSHSLEPVKEPIKESKPKKLAKGSVLSVLIIQYHDVIPEQSIIDAIEHRQAKRAAHTHRSHAMFFDEVLSCSKGLGISPNDVINIVIKRDWKSLNTEWVRKHLIDNAPPVQQQLAITQAPQHSPNGRQAVSDAINDIHDTSFY from the coding sequence ATGAGTATGGAACTAATGGTTCAGGCAATGTCTGCGAAGGTGGGTAACCCTCTTCGCAAGCTTGTTTTATTGAAGCTTGCAGACAATGCCAATGATAGTGGTGAGTGCTGGCCTTCTTACCAATACATTGCTGACCAATGCGAGATAGGCCGCAGTACAGTTAAGAGCCATATAAAGGCCCTAATAGATCTTGGTTTCCTAAAGATGGAAGCCAGAAACGATGGGAAATCTAGCAATCTGTACATTCTTACTATCTCCAAAGGTAAGGTAAAAGCCAAGCCAGATGAAGTGGACTACAGTCTTAACACGGTCAAATTAGAACACGGTCAGGATTTGACCCAGTCAGATGATGACCTAACACGGTCAGGATTTGACCCCGTGACCCGGTCAGGAGCTGACCCCAGAACCAGTCACTCTTTAGAACCAGTCAAAGAACCAATAAAAGAAAGTAAACCAAAGAAACTGGCTAAGGGTTCTGTTCTTTCAGTTTTGATTATCCAGTATCACGACGTCATCCCAGAGCAGTCCATCATCGATGCGATTGAGCACCGACAAGCGAAACGCGCAGCGCATACCCACAGATCACATGCCATGTTTTTTGACGAAGTGCTGTCTTGTTCTAAGGGGTTAGGTATTTCCCCCAATGACGTTATTAATATTGTCATCAAACGAGATTGGAAGAGCTTGAACACGGAATGGGTGCGCAAGCACTTGATCGACAATGCGCCACCGGTTCAACAGCAACTAGCGATTACTCAAGCACCTCAGCACAGCCCAAACGGTCGGCAGGCGGTGAGCGATGCAATCAACGATATTCATGATACGAGCTTTTATTGA
- a CDS encoding YdaS family helix-turn-helix protein: protein MLFVDYFKALNQEERKALAKKSKTTVGYLKQIAWGKPAGAVMCNTIERETNGEVTREELRPDIFKKETPTEAA, encoded by the coding sequence ATGTTATTCGTAGACTATTTTAAAGCTCTCAACCAAGAAGAGAGAAAGGCGTTAGCCAAAAAATCCAAGACTACGGTTGGTTACCTCAAACAAATCGCCTGGGGCAAGCCAGCCGGTGCAGTTATGTGTAACACCATTGAAAGAGAAACGAATGGTGAAGTGACTCGCGAAGAGTTGCGCCCAGATATTTTCAAAAAAGAAACGCCCACAGAGGCGGCTTAA
- a CDS encoding helix-turn-helix transcriptional regulator, which translates to MTTIKDVRRQNMQTLAERFPSRAQFSEHIGKSPSQINQIIGKTPLKEVGHKVAREVEEVFGLPEGWMDTDHSVSAINETPPQYDLGHVDVYESDEPLHPSEIEVPFFTEVELSAGNGFNNVSEIATHQMRFNLSTLSNAGVAPSKAACCKVSGDSMEPVLPDGSTVGIDTNDTGIKDGKMYAINHGGMLRVKFLYRMPFNGLRIRSANPDYQDEEVSGETARDIRIIGRVFWYSVVL; encoded by the coding sequence ATGACCACCATCAAAGACGTTAGGCGTCAAAACATGCAGACCTTGGCGGAGCGATTCCCTAGCAGAGCTCAATTTTCAGAGCACATTGGAAAAAGCCCAAGCCAGATAAATCAGATCATTGGCAAAACACCACTTAAAGAAGTGGGCCACAAGGTGGCGCGAGAAGTAGAAGAAGTCTTTGGCCTGCCTGAAGGATGGATGGACACAGACCATTCAGTATCTGCGATAAACGAAACCCCCCCTCAATATGACCTTGGACACGTTGACGTATATGAAAGCGATGAGCCGCTTCACCCTAGCGAAATAGAAGTACCATTTTTTACGGAAGTGGAATTATCAGCAGGAAACGGATTTAACAACGTGTCAGAAATAGCAACACACCAGATGAGATTTAACCTCTCAACGCTTTCAAACGCTGGGGTTGCGCCCTCAAAAGCGGCTTGCTGCAAAGTAAGCGGGGACAGCATGGAACCAGTGCTACCAGATGGTTCCACCGTTGGGATAGACACCAATGATACAGGCATAAAAGACGGTAAAATGTACGCAATCAATCATGGCGGAATGCTGCGCGTAAAATTTCTTTATCGCATGCCATTCAATGGTTTGCGCATTAGATCTGCAAATCCAGATTACCAAGACGAAGAAGTAAGCGGGGAAACTGCTAGAGACATACGGATAATTGGGCGGGTCTTCTGGTACTCAGTTGTTTTATAA
- a CDS encoding AlpA family phage regulatory protein, with the protein MSENKPVAVLSRREVEKRTTLARTTIYRKIKANTFPKQIQVSDNRVGWPESEIDRYLANPMGYRTPEATA; encoded by the coding sequence ATGAGCGAAAACAAACCTGTTGCGGTACTGAGTCGCAGAGAAGTCGAGAAGCGCACTACGCTAGCTCGCACAACAATTTATCGCAAAATCAAAGCAAACACTTTCCCCAAACAAATCCAAGTAAGCGATAACCGTGTTGGATGGCCTGAAAGTGAGATCGACCGCTATTTAGCCAACCCAATGGGCTATAGAACACCAGAAGCAACCGCTTAG
- a CDS encoding PD-(D/E)XK nuclease-like domain-containing protein, which produces MNTAAQQNPFDLFGDAHTQTELQLSQAQPETPDFDDFETLYLEPKRSNIQGIAPGIYYDLSNRDYHRDQSISKSGLDWIDENPSQLIWSQNAPRDKDKEAALDFGTAIHTLLLEPDNFDTQFVIGPDHARRSNAEKEAWAKFEAENTDRNIITPDDLRKLKIMRESVFAHPVARMIFEADGYNEASIFWQDKETEEMCRIRPDRAINFNGRPIIVDVKKVEGLDRFEKHVEEFRYYVQDAMYTDGYERHFGVKPEFWFLCVSSSVSAGKYEVEVVQLPDYWKEAGYEKYRENLETYTHCRRNDDWLHVRELERPRWAK; this is translated from the coding sequence ATGAACACAGCAGCACAACAAAACCCGTTTGACCTTTTCGGTGATGCTCACACGCAAACCGAATTGCAGTTATCTCAAGCGCAACCCGAAACGCCTGATTTCGATGATTTTGAAACGCTTTATCTCGAACCTAAGCGTTCAAATATTCAAGGCATTGCTCCTGGCATTTACTACGACCTAAGCAACCGCGACTACCACCGCGATCAAAGCATATCCAAAAGCGGATTGGACTGGATCGACGAAAACCCAAGCCAATTAATTTGGTCACAGAATGCACCAAGGGATAAAGACAAAGAAGCAGCCTTAGACTTTGGTACCGCGATTCACACCCTCCTACTTGAACCCGACAACTTTGATACGCAGTTTGTGATTGGTCCCGACCATGCGCGCAGGTCAAACGCAGAAAAAGAGGCTTGGGCAAAGTTTGAAGCAGAAAACACTGACCGCAATATCATTACGCCTGACGACCTCAGAAAACTCAAGATCATGCGTGAGTCTGTGTTCGCCCACCCCGTTGCACGAATGATTTTCGAAGCGGACGGCTACAACGAAGCGTCGATCTTCTGGCAAGACAAAGAAACCGAGGAAATGTGCCGGATTCGACCAGATAGAGCAATCAACTTCAATGGTCGCCCTATTATCGTCGATGTGAAGAAAGTCGAAGGCCTAGACCGCTTTGAAAAGCACGTTGAAGAGTTTCGCTACTACGTGCAAGACGCTATGTACACAGATGGCTATGAGCGGCACTTTGGCGTAAAGCCTGAGTTCTGGTTTCTCTGCGTTAGCTCGTCAGTTAGTGCAGGAAAATACGAGGTAGAAGTAGTTCAGCTCCCTGATTACTGGAAAGAAGCAGGCTACGAGAAGTACCGCGAAAACTTAGAAACCTACACCCATTGCCGACGCAACGACGATTGGCTACATGTAAGAGAACTAGAGCGCCCACGTTGGGCGAAGTGA
- a CDS encoding DUF1351 domain-containing protein — MSNAALQTETQAPITELVLLSSTPAKIKFNLKEFRQNIRNELKKYDLVVTVDTVKDAKTLAANLNGQAKSLKDNFKEAAALVTKPVDDLGLEIADIAAEILDSREKLTAQIKKFEDERKIVVRNAIEAKRLELWDKLKVQEEFRNAPIDKLVKLTALTDKDNLTAATLRDLQALIDENRRLQDQTEKRLLLLENQSYREGLKAPLTREHVESFLFDAEASYAGKLAHMMTSELKRQAATEEATRRQVAEEQQRTQQEATPDPVQQAEPVPQRFSPPTQQEQLEVRIKQAKEALPYAEGNHSEEQRKISEMEQQLRAMQQPAPVQHQAEQLDVIFTPNGSMEMLNRVDTSREEAFQAALSASANQGTLVDVWTKEQGRVAIADGSTGRVYVWNQF; from the coding sequence ATGTCAAATGCAGCCTTACAAACAGAAACTCAAGCACCAATTACCGAGTTGGTTTTACTTTCCTCTACCCCTGCAAAAATCAAATTCAACCTGAAAGAGTTCCGTCAAAACATTCGCAACGAGCTAAAGAAATACGACCTCGTTGTTACCGTTGACACAGTGAAAGACGCCAAAACTTTGGCTGCAAACTTAAATGGGCAAGCAAAATCACTAAAGGATAACTTCAAGGAAGCGGCCGCATTAGTTACCAAACCTGTCGACGACCTTGGTTTAGAGATTGCCGACATCGCAGCTGAGATTCTGGATTCTCGCGAAAAGCTAACAGCTCAGATCAAAAAGTTTGAAGACGAACGCAAGATTGTTGTCCGCAATGCGATTGAAGCAAAACGCCTAGAGCTATGGGACAAGCTCAAAGTGCAAGAAGAGTTCCGCAATGCACCTATTGATAAGCTGGTTAAGCTAACCGCATTAACAGATAAGGACAATCTAACAGCCGCCACCTTGCGGGACCTTCAAGCGCTGATCGATGAAAACCGACGCCTGCAAGACCAGACTGAAAAGCGCCTTTTATTACTAGAAAACCAATCCTACAGAGAAGGCCTGAAAGCACCGCTCACCCGCGAACACGTTGAAAGCTTCCTATTTGACGCTGAAGCCTCTTATGCTGGAAAGCTCGCTCATATGATGACTTCAGAGTTAAAGCGCCAAGCAGCAACCGAAGAAGCGACACGTCGCCAAGTGGCAGAAGAGCAACAACGCACACAGCAAGAGGCCACACCAGACCCCGTACAACAAGCTGAGCCAGTGCCGCAAAGATTCTCACCACCAACACAGCAAGAGCAGCTAGAGGTGCGAATCAAGCAAGCTAAAGAAGCATTACCGTATGCTGAGGGAAATCACAGCGAAGAACAGCGCAAGATTAGCGAAATGGAGCAGCAGCTAAGAGCGATGCAACAACCAGCGCCAGTGCAACACCAAGCCGAACAGTTGGACGTAATATTTACACCAAACGGCTCAATGGAAATGTTAAATCGAGTTGATACATCGAGAGAGGAAGCTTTTCAGGCCGCGCTTTCTGCTAGCGCCAACCAAGGCACCCTAGTTGATGTTTGGACAAAAGAACAAGGGCGCGTTGCTATTGCTGACGGCTCAACAGGTCGCGTTTACGTTTGGAACCAGTTCTAA
- a CDS encoding DNA translocase FtsK, whose amino-acid sequence MKIVVEARKASISFLQRRLKIGYNRAAQLMEEMERKGVVSAMAHNGHREVLK is encoded by the coding sequence GTGAAAATCGTTGTTGAAGCAAGAAAAGCGTCAATTTCCTTTCTACAGCGCCGTCTTAAAATTGGATACAACCGGGCCGCACAACTCATGGAAGAAATGGAAAGAAAAGGCGTTGTCTCAGCCATGGCGCATAACGGGCACCGAGAAGTACTAAAGTAG